One Streptomyces sp. SAI-135 DNA segment encodes these proteins:
- a CDS encoding MarR family transcriptional regulator: protein MVAESELNTGLLLFLPYRALENRIFAALAEAGFDDFTPAQARVMQRIGPDGTRLTELAEQAQITKQTAGFLVDQLEKAGYVTRVPDPTDKRARLVRGAAKAWAAKEVADGVVAEVEKEWRAHLGERRMKQLREALTLLREITDPWA from the coding sequence ATGGTGGCGGAGAGCGAGCTCAACACGGGGCTGCTCCTGTTCCTCCCTTACCGGGCCCTGGAGAATCGAATCTTCGCCGCGCTCGCCGAGGCGGGTTTCGACGACTTCACGCCCGCCCAGGCCCGGGTCATGCAGCGGATCGGCCCCGACGGCACACGGCTGACGGAACTGGCCGAGCAGGCCCAGATCACCAAGCAGACCGCCGGCTTCCTGGTCGACCAGCTCGAGAAGGCGGGCTATGTCACCCGCGTCCCGGACCCGACCGACAAGCGCGCCCGGCTGGTCCGGGGCGCGGCGAAGGCGTGGGCGGCGAAGGAGGTCGCCGACGGGGTGGTCGCGGAGGTGGAGAAGGAGTGGCGGGCCCACCTCGGCGAGCGCCGCATGAAGCAGCTGCGCGAGGCCCTGACCCTGCTCAGGGAGATCACCGACCCCTGGGCCTAG
- a CDS encoding TetR/AcrR family transcriptional regulator, translating to MTTGHSSRADANRRRILDIALTELLRDPDASMDQIARAAGVVRRTVYGHFPSREALIGTLVDGAVEAVAAAHAAGRAGTDDLAQALAGSVLAVWKVADRYRILVALAQRSVTVQGIRERLAPVRHACTELLQRGLDEGVFVSPLPAPALAYVHEQMMFAVMEAVNDGLVDAEEAGRSTAVTVLTAAGVPASLATALVAKLSD from the coding sequence ATGACCACGGGCCACTCCAGTCGCGCCGACGCCAACCGCCGCCGCATCCTCGACATCGCACTCACCGAGCTGCTGCGCGACCCCGACGCGTCCATGGACCAGATCGCGCGCGCCGCCGGCGTCGTACGACGGACGGTGTACGGCCATTTCCCGAGCCGTGAGGCACTGATCGGCACGCTCGTCGACGGGGCCGTCGAGGCGGTGGCGGCCGCGCACGCGGCGGGACGCGCGGGGACCGACGACCTGGCGCAGGCCCTGGCGGGCTCCGTGCTCGCGGTCTGGAAGGTCGCCGACCGCTACCGCATCCTGGTCGCGCTCGCCCAGCGCAGCGTCACCGTGCAGGGCATCCGCGAGCGGCTCGCCCCCGTGCGCCACGCCTGCACCGAACTGCTCCAGCGCGGTCTGGACGAGGGCGTCTTCGTCTCCCCGCTGCCCGCGCCCGCGCTGGCGTACGTCCACGAGCAGATGATGTTCGCGGTGATGGAGGCGGTGAACGACGGGCTGGTGGACGCGGAAGAGGCGGGCCGCTCCACCGCGGTCACCGTTCTGACCGCGGCGGGCGTACCCGCCTCTCTGGCCACCGCGCTGGTGGCGAAGCTGAGCGACTGA
- a CDS encoding MFS transporter produces the protein MRLVMTEPVEKMERPYARRWWALLVLCLSLLIIVMANTALTVAAPDMTEDLGLSSADLQWVIDGYTVPYAALMLLFGAIGDKYSRRGALLLGLGVFGAGAVFGFYADSATTVIAARAIMGFGAAMIMPATLSLLAATFPRRERAKAITAWTATSGVAIAAGPLVAGALLENHAWTSTFLINVPVAAVAFVAALVLVPPSRAADRGRIDYVGGLLSVVWIGALVYMIIEGPHFGWHAKALGAAAVAVVGLALFVLWELRHPRPVVDVRRFTDRGFAGSNLAVALFFLAVFGAFYYLTQHLQFVLGYTALETGLRMLPLAGAVFAGSALTGFLTPRLGMKWTVTAGMVGGTAALALLTRIDASASYGDLVAPLVILGLAIGLALSPATDAIMGAFPESELGVGGAVNDTSIELGGSLGIAILGSLLATSYSDHLSDATAGSALPASTLHTAQDSVGAGYTVAQGLGEKARQVAAQAAQATDPQQADRLQAQAGQLASGARQMADAVGSSFSDAVAHTSLIGALVLGVGTVLVAVLLPGRKPADPAARTEAEKELVGTR, from the coding sequence ATGCGACTCGTCATGACCGAACCGGTCGAGAAGATGGAGCGCCCCTACGCCCGCCGCTGGTGGGCTCTTCTCGTCCTCTGCCTCAGCCTGCTGATCATCGTGATGGCGAACACCGCCCTCACGGTCGCGGCTCCCGACATGACCGAGGACCTCGGGCTGTCGAGCGCCGACCTCCAGTGGGTCATCGACGGCTACACCGTCCCGTACGCCGCCCTGATGCTGCTGTTCGGCGCGATCGGCGACAAGTACAGCCGCCGCGGCGCCCTCCTGCTCGGCCTCGGCGTCTTCGGAGCCGGCGCGGTCTTCGGCTTCTACGCCGACAGCGCCACGACGGTCATCGCGGCCCGCGCGATCATGGGCTTCGGTGCCGCCATGATCATGCCCGCGACGCTCTCCCTGCTCGCCGCGACCTTCCCGCGCCGAGAACGCGCCAAGGCCATCACCGCCTGGACGGCGACCTCCGGCGTGGCGATCGCGGCCGGACCGCTCGTCGCCGGCGCGCTGCTCGAGAACCACGCCTGGACCTCGACGTTCCTGATCAACGTGCCCGTCGCGGCCGTGGCGTTCGTCGCCGCCCTCGTCCTCGTCCCGCCGTCCAGGGCCGCAGACCGCGGCCGTATCGACTACGTCGGCGGTCTGCTGTCGGTCGTGTGGATCGGCGCGCTGGTCTACATGATCATCGAGGGCCCGCACTTCGGCTGGCACGCCAAGGCCCTGGGCGCCGCGGCGGTGGCGGTCGTCGGCCTCGCCCTGTTCGTCCTGTGGGAACTGCGTCACCCGCGCCCCGTCGTCGACGTCCGCCGCTTCACCGACCGCGGCTTCGCGGGCTCCAACCTCGCCGTCGCCCTGTTCTTCCTGGCCGTCTTCGGCGCCTTCTACTACCTCACCCAGCACCTCCAGTTCGTCCTCGGCTACACCGCCCTGGAGACCGGCCTGCGCATGCTCCCGCTGGCCGGCGCGGTCTTCGCCGGCTCCGCCCTGACCGGGTTCCTCACCCCCCGGCTCGGCATGAAGTGGACGGTCACCGCCGGCATGGTCGGGGGCACGGCGGCCCTCGCGCTGCTCACCCGGATCGACGCGAGTGCGTCGTACGGCGATCTCGTCGCCCCGCTGGTGATCCTCGGCCTGGCGATCGGCCTCGCCCTCTCGCCCGCCACGGACGCCATCATGGGCGCCTTCCCCGAGTCCGAACTGGGCGTCGGCGGCGCGGTGAACGACACCTCCATCGAACTCGGCGGCTCGCTCGGCATCGCGATCCTCGGCTCGCTGCTGGCCACCTCCTACTCGGACCACCTCTCCGACGCCACCGCCGGCAGCGCGCTCCCCGCCTCGACGCTGCACACCGCCCAGGACTCCGTCGGCGCCGGATACACGGTCGCGCAGGGCCTCGGCGAGAAGGCCCGGCAGGTCGCGGCCCAGGCGGCACAGGCCACCGACCCCCAGCAGGCCGACCGGCTTCAGGCACAGGCCGGGCAACTGGCCTCCGGCGCCCGGCAGATGGCGGACGCGGTCGGCTCGTCCTTCTCCGACGCGGTGGCCCACACCAGCCTGATCGGGGCGCTCGTGCTCGGCGTCGGCACGGTCCTGGTCGCGGTGCTGCTGCCCGGCCGCAAGCCCGCGGACCCCGCTGCCCGCACCGAGGCGGAGAAGGAGCTGGTCGGCACCCGCTGA
- a CDS encoding MerR family transcriptional regulator has product MRIGELAARAGTTTRTLRYYEARGLLPARRGHNGYRTYDEDDLKLLRQIRTLQDFGFDLEETRPFVECLRAGHPEGDSCPASLAVYRRKLGELDALIGELQAVRAQVGQQLERAERARAELAADAEVPGGPEPVCELGGDHR; this is encoded by the coding sequence ATGCGAATCGGCGAGCTGGCCGCACGGGCCGGGACCACGACGCGGACGCTGCGCTACTACGAGGCGCGGGGTCTGCTGCCCGCGCGGCGCGGTCACAACGGATACCGGACCTACGACGAGGACGACCTGAAGCTGCTCCGGCAGATCCGGACGCTCCAGGACTTCGGGTTCGACCTGGAGGAGACGCGGCCGTTCGTGGAGTGTCTGCGGGCCGGTCACCCCGAGGGCGACTCGTGTCCCGCCTCGCTCGCGGTCTACCGGCGCAAGCTCGGCGAACTGGACGCGCTGATCGGCGAGTTGCAGGCCGTGCGCGCCCAGGTCGGGCAGCAGCTGGAGCGGGCCGAGCGGGCGCGTGCCGAGCTGGCCGCCGACGCGGAGGTTCCGGGCGGTCCGGAGCCGGTGTGCGAACTGGGAGGGGACCACAGGTGA
- a CDS encoding cation:dicarboxylase symporter family transporter, whose product MPTKTSRRAAVAASTPDTAPAVKKDRTHYLYIAVIVAVALGITVGLVAPDFAVELKPIGTGFVNLIKMMISPIIFCTIVLGIGSVRKAAKVGAVGGIALLYFTIMSLVALGIGLVVGNILDPGTGLAVTDAVKDVGHAQVDAEAKDTTEFLLGIIPTTFVSAFTEGEVLQTLLIALLVGFALQAMGPVGQPVLRGVEHIQRLVFRVLAMVMWAAPIGAFGAMAAVVGSAGVDALKDLALLMVGFYTTCVLFVFIVLGTLLRLVAGLNILTLFKYLGREFLLILSTSSSESALPRVIAKMEHLGVSKPVVGITIPTGYSFNLDGTMIYMTMASLFIADAMGNPMSIGEQIPLLLFLFVASKGAAGVTGAGLATLAGGLQSHKPALVDGIGLIVGIDRFMSEARALTNFAGNAVATVLIGTWTKEIDRERVDQVLAGHLPFDEKTLLDHDDDVVPAADVPEQGGEKELAKA is encoded by the coding sequence ATGCCGACGAAGACGTCAAGGAGGGCAGCCGTGGCCGCCAGCACCCCCGATACGGCACCCGCAGTCAAAAAGGACCGCACGCACTACCTGTACATCGCGGTGATCGTCGCGGTCGCCCTCGGTATCACCGTCGGTCTGGTCGCGCCCGATTTCGCGGTCGAGCTGAAGCCGATCGGCACCGGGTTCGTGAACCTGATCAAGATGATGATCTCGCCGATCATCTTCTGCACGATCGTGCTCGGTATCGGATCGGTACGGAAGGCCGCCAAGGTCGGCGCCGTCGGCGGTATCGCGCTGCTGTACTTCACGATCATGTCGCTGGTCGCGCTGGGCATCGGCCTGGTCGTTGGCAACATCCTGGACCCGGGCACCGGCCTCGCCGTGACCGACGCGGTCAAGGACGTCGGCCACGCACAGGTCGACGCGGAGGCCAAGGACACCACCGAGTTCCTGCTCGGCATCATCCCGACCACGTTCGTCTCCGCCTTCACCGAGGGCGAGGTGCTCCAGACGCTGCTGATCGCCTTGCTCGTCGGGTTCGCGCTGCAGGCCATGGGCCCGGTCGGACAGCCTGTCCTGCGCGGTGTCGAGCACATCCAGCGGCTCGTCTTCCGGGTCCTCGCCATGGTGATGTGGGCCGCCCCGATCGGCGCCTTCGGTGCGATGGCCGCCGTCGTCGGCTCCGCGGGCGTGGACGCGCTCAAGGACCTCGCGCTCCTGATGGTCGGCTTCTACACGACCTGCGTCCTGTTCGTCTTCATCGTGCTCGGCACGCTGCTGCGGCTGGTCGCGGGCCTGAACATCCTGACGCTGTTCAAGTACCTGGGCCGTGAGTTCCTGCTGATCCTGTCGACCTCCTCCTCGGAGTCCGCGCTGCCGCGGGTCATCGCGAAGATGGAGCACCTGGGTGTCAGCAAGCCGGTGGTCGGCATCACCATCCCGACCGGCTACTCCTTCAACCTCGACGGCACCATGATCTACATGACCATGGCCTCGCTGTTCATCGCCGACGCCATGGGCAACCCGATGTCGATCGGCGAGCAGATCCCGCTGCTGCTCTTCCTGTTCGTCGCCTCGAAGGGCGCCGCCGGTGTCACCGGCGCGGGCCTCGCGACCCTGGCCGGCGGTCTCCAGTCGCACAAGCCCGCCCTGGTGGACGGCATCGGCCTGATCGTCGGCATCGACCGCTTCATGAGCGAGGCGCGCGCCCTGACCAACTTCGCGGGCAACGCCGTCGCCACCGTGCTGATCGGCACCTGGACCAAGGAGATCGACCGCGAGCGCGTCGACCAGGTGCTCGCCGGTCACCTGCCCTTCGACGAGAAGACGCTCCTCGACCACGACGACGACGTCGTCCCGGCGGCGGACGTCCCCGAGCAGGGCGGCGAGAAGGAGCTGGCCAAGGCCTGA
- a CDS encoding thioredoxin domain-containing protein — MIRAAGVAEVTDADFDTEVLGSELPVLVEFTADWCPPCRQMGPVLTALAAEEGERLKVVQLDVDTNPLTTNAYKVLSMPTFMVFRGGEPVRSMVGARPKRRLLEELTDVL; from the coding sequence GTGATCAGGGCAGCGGGTGTGGCCGAGGTGACGGACGCGGACTTCGATACGGAGGTGCTCGGGTCGGAGCTGCCGGTGCTGGTGGAGTTCACCGCCGACTGGTGTCCGCCGTGCCGTCAGATGGGGCCGGTGCTCACGGCCCTCGCCGCGGAGGAGGGCGAGCGGCTCAAGGTGGTCCAGCTGGACGTCGACACCAATCCGCTGACCACGAACGCCTACAAGGTGCTGTCGATGCCCACCTTCATGGTGTTCCGGGGAGGGGAGCCCGTGCGGTCGATGGTGGGGGCGCGGCCCAAGCGGCGGCTGCTGGAGGAACTCACGGACGTCCTGTGA
- a CDS encoding UvrD-helicase domain-containing protein, with translation MRHEQEFIDGLYAHVDALRGDTEASVTDALAQGNTPMQARLERDILVAERSGLLAALNAVDGSLCFGRIDLTSGTTHHIGRIGLRTDDAERTPILIDWRADVARPFYLATGHTPMGLRRRRHIGTEGRRVTDLHDEILDLGDQERTGHEDPTGDAVLLAALNSARTGRMSDIVQTIQAEQDEIIRAPHRGVLVVEGGPGTGKTAVALHRAAYLLYEHRELLAKRAVLIVGPNPAFLGYIGEVLPSLGETGVLLATVGELFPGVKATATDSRAAAAVKGRAAMADVLADVVRDWQALPDPVIAIEHDREILMLDDGLVKVAREKTRAARLPHNVAREHFEGHILNTLTDMVAERIGTDPFDGTNLLDPSDITQIRDELAENPEVWAAIDQLWPRLTPQRLVADFLADPVGYLPDEDAAAIRRPVTRGWTVADVPLLDEAAELLGVDERLARARAERERETQIAYAQGVLDVSYASRTYEFDDKDEEDSEVLSAHDIIDAERFAERQEEDDHRSAAERAAADRTWAFGHIIVDEAQELSPMAWRLLMRRSPTRSMTLVGDPAQTAEAAGVGSWQQILQPYVQDRWEHTRLGVNYRTPAEIMELAAAVVRAEDPGFEPPSSVRSTGVRPWVRAADDLPGAVAEAVKELTPAEGRLAVIAPRHLHRRLAARLDGVTAGAEPDLTRTVVLLDPRQSKGLEFDSVLVVEPALYGTSDLYVALTRATQRLGVLHTGRLPKALAGTVGPGTVTT, from the coding sequence TTGCGGCATGAACAGGAATTCATCGACGGCCTGTACGCACATGTGGACGCCCTGCGCGGCGACACCGAGGCCTCCGTCACGGACGCGCTCGCCCAGGGAAACACCCCCATGCAGGCCCGCCTTGAGCGGGACATCCTGGTCGCCGAGCGCTCCGGGCTGCTGGCCGCGCTGAACGCGGTCGACGGCTCCCTCTGCTTCGGCCGGATCGACCTCACCTCGGGCACCACCCACCACATCGGCCGGATCGGACTGCGCACCGACGACGCCGAACGCACCCCCATCCTCATCGACTGGCGGGCCGATGTCGCCCGCCCCTTCTACCTGGCCACCGGCCACACCCCGATGGGCCTGCGCCGCCGTCGGCACATCGGCACCGAGGGCCGCCGGGTGACCGACCTGCACGACGAGATCCTCGACCTGGGCGACCAGGAACGCACCGGCCACGAGGACCCGACCGGCGACGCCGTCCTGCTCGCCGCGCTCAACTCCGCGCGGACCGGCCGCATGAGCGACATCGTGCAGACCATCCAGGCCGAGCAGGACGAGATCATCCGCGCGCCCCACCGCGGAGTGCTGGTGGTCGAGGGCGGTCCCGGCACCGGCAAGACGGCCGTCGCCCTGCACCGGGCCGCGTATCTGCTGTACGAGCACCGGGAGCTGCTGGCCAAGCGGGCCGTGCTGATCGTCGGCCCCAACCCCGCCTTCCTCGGCTACATCGGCGAGGTGCTGCCCTCGCTGGGCGAGACCGGTGTGCTCCTCGCCACCGTCGGGGAGCTCTTCCCCGGAGTGAAGGCGACGGCGACCGACAGCCGCGCCGCGGCCGCGGTGAAGGGGCGCGCCGCCATGGCGGACGTCCTCGCCGACGTCGTACGCGACTGGCAGGCGCTGCCCGACCCGGTGATCGCCATCGAGCACGACCGCGAGATCCTCATGCTCGACGACGGCCTGGTCAAGGTCGCCCGCGAGAAGACGCGCGCCGCCCGGCTGCCGCACAACGTCGCCCGTGAGCACTTCGAGGGCCACATCCTCAACACGCTCACCGACATGGTCGCCGAACGCATCGGCACGGACCCGTTCGACGGGACGAACCTGCTGGACCCGAGCGACATCACGCAGATCCGCGACGAGCTCGCCGAGAATCCCGAGGTCTGGGCCGCCATCGACCAGTTGTGGCCGCGTCTGACCCCGCAGCGGCTGGTCGCCGACTTCCTCGCCGATCCCGTCGGCTACCTCCCCGACGAGGACGCGGCCGCGATCCGCCGCCCGGTCACCCGCGGCTGGACCGTGGCGGACGTCCCCCTGCTCGACGAGGCCGCCGAACTCCTCGGTGTGGACGAGCGGTTGGCCCGGGCCCGGGCCGAGCGCGAGCGCGAGACCCAGATCGCCTACGCGCAGGGCGTGCTCGACGTGTCGTACGCCTCGCGCACCTACGAGTTCGACGACAAGGACGAGGAGGACTCCGAGGTCCTGTCCGCGCACGACATCATCGACGCCGAGCGGTTCGCCGAGCGGCAGGAGGAGGACGACCACCGCAGCGCCGCCGAGCGCGCGGCGGCCGACCGCACCTGGGCGTTCGGGCACATCATCGTCGACGAGGCGCAGGAACTGTCGCCGATGGCCTGGCGGTTGCTCATGCGGCGCAGCCCGACCCGCTCGATGACCCTGGTCGGCGACCCGGCGCAGACCGCGGAGGCGGCGGGCGTGGGCTCGTGGCAGCAGATCCTTCAGCCGTACGTCCAGGACCGCTGGGAACACACGAGGCTCGGCGTCAACTACCGCACCCCGGCCGAGATCATGGAGCTCGCGGCGGCCGTCGTCCGCGCCGAGGACCCAGGCTTCGAACCCCCGAGTTCGGTCCGTTCCACCGGTGTTCGGCCCTGGGTGCGCGCCGCCGACGACCTGCCCGGCGCGGTCGCGGAGGCGGTGAAGGAGCTGACCCCCGCCGAGGGACGGCTCGCGGTCATCGCCCCGCGCCATCTGCACCGCAGGCTCGCGGCCCGGCTCGACGGCGTGACGGCGGGAGCGGAGCCGGACCTGACCCGGACCGTCGTCCTCCTCGACCCCCGGCAGTCGAAGGGACTCGAGTTCGACTCCGTGCTCGTGGTCGAACCGGCCCTGTACGGCACGAGCGACCTGTACGTGGCGCTGACCCGGGCGACCCAGCGACTGGGGGTGCTGCACACGGGCCGGCTGCCCAAGGCACTGGCCGGCACGGTCGGCCCGGGGACCGTCACGACGTGA
- a CDS encoding maleylpyruvate isomerase family mycothiol-dependent enzyme, with protein MIPVGAVLDTDELWQFVDRERASLADLLEGLGAPEWETRTRCGDWRVRDVAAHLTVAARFSGGQVVREMVRARGNWNRMIHDSAVREAGLPTAEIVANLRSVIGSRRLAPTTTPHEPLLDLLVHGQDIALALGRERPVPPAAARDAAERVWTMRFPPRPWPLPKARLVATDIEWTRGAGEEIRGPIAPLLLLLTGRPEAAREWAERTGEPWTGVAASR; from the coding sequence GTGATTCCCGTGGGCGCAGTGCTGGACACCGACGAGCTCTGGCAGTTCGTCGACCGGGAGCGGGCGAGCCTGGCCGACCTGCTGGAGGGCCTGGGCGCGCCCGAGTGGGAGACGCGCACGCGGTGCGGGGACTGGCGGGTGCGGGACGTGGCCGCGCATCTCACCGTCGCGGCGCGCTTCTCGGGCGGACAGGTCGTACGGGAGATGGTCCGGGCCCGGGGGAACTGGAACCGGATGATCCACGACTCGGCGGTCCGCGAGGCCGGGCTGCCGACCGCGGAGATCGTCGCGAACCTGCGCTCCGTCATCGGCTCCCGTCGCCTCGCGCCGACCACCACGCCCCACGAGCCCCTCCTCGACCTCCTCGTCCACGGTCAGGACATCGCCCTCGCCCTCGGCAGGGAGCGGCCGGTGCCGCCGGCGGCCGCCCGGGACGCCGCCGAGCGGGTGTGGACCATGCGGTTCCCGCCGCGCCCCTGGCCCCTGCCGAAGGCACGGCTCGTCGCCACCGACATCGAATGGACCCGCGGGGCGGGGGAGGAGATCCGCGGTCCGATCGCCCCCCTCCTCCTGCTGCTCACCGGCCGCCCGGAGGCGGCCCGGGAGTGGGCCGAGCGCACCGGGGAGCCGTGGACGGGGGTCGCGGCTTCCCGGTGA
- a CDS encoding DUF2127 domain-containing protein translates to MKIDWDRRTCARRGHVTYAPDEPRLRERLYAETAVGGAWRCLRCGDFALGEPHGSGPADHAPLVPRGKVLRDLFVLRFLAVERAVRGVFIVLAAVAVWKFSNSRDAVRRLFDEYLDVFRPVFRHFHYDLDHSPIVGTVQKTFGYQHDTLVLVAVLLLAYAVIELVEAVGLWYAKRWAEYLTVVATAAFLPLEIYELTEHISRLKIATLFLNILAVLYILLAKRLFGLRGGHRAFEAERHGASLLEVEEAGGVRELSASSQASGRR, encoded by the coding sequence ATGAAGATCGACTGGGACCGGCGGACCTGCGCGCGTCGCGGCCATGTGACGTACGCGCCGGACGAACCCCGCCTCCGGGAGCGGCTGTACGCCGAGACCGCCGTGGGCGGGGCGTGGCGCTGTCTGCGCTGCGGCGACTTCGCCCTCGGTGAGCCGCACGGCTCGGGGCCCGCGGACCACGCGCCCCTCGTGCCGCGCGGCAAGGTGCTCAGGGATCTGTTCGTGCTGAGGTTCCTCGCCGTCGAGCGGGCCGTGCGCGGGGTGTTCATCGTGCTGGCCGCTGTGGCGGTGTGGAAGTTCAGCAACAGCCGGGACGCGGTGCGCCGGCTCTTCGACGAGTACCTGGACGTCTTCCGGCCGGTGTTCCGGCACTTCCACTACGACCTCGACCACTCGCCGATCGTCGGCACCGTCCAGAAGACGTTCGGGTACCAGCACGACACCCTGGTCCTGGTGGCCGTGCTGCTGCTGGCGTACGCCGTCATCGAGCTCGTCGAGGCGGTCGGCCTCTGGTACGCCAAGCGCTGGGCGGAGTATCTGACGGTGGTCGCCACCGCCGCGTTCCTCCCGCTGGAGATCTACGAACTCACCGAGCACATCAGCCGGCTGAAGATCGCCACCCTGTTCCTCAACATCCTCGCCGTGCTCTACATCCTCCTGGCCAAGCGGCTGTTCGGCCTCCGCGGCGGCCACCGGGCCTTCGAGGCGGAACGGCACGGCGCGTCGCTGCTGGAGGTCGAGGAGGCCGGCGGGGTACGGGAGCTCAGCGCATCCAGTCAGGCGTCGGGACGCCGGTGA